In Amaranthus tricolor cultivar Red isolate AtriRed21 chromosome 3, ASM2621246v1, whole genome shotgun sequence, a single window of DNA contains:
- the LOC130807770 gene encoding E3 ubiquitin-protein ligase At4g11680-like isoform X2: MGLSNDSPFSSWRNEVEEDGDDVHEVLTSDQIRAVRDVHASMLVRMAMRISRAKWFTFLRRVFHYQNGSRSHLGENPFNSFGWMMVELLTIVVQICMTLITLFVSKEERPVWPMRLWIVGYDFGCVMSLLILYWRYQHYHLGQGDDGFNLLDLEQQGTNAHSRGWYLVKRCRASLDLFFAMWFVMGNVWVFDTRFRSFNRAPQLYMMCTTILAWNALTYSFPLLLFLLLCIFVPLVSSFIGYNMSLGYAEKGASYDQISQLPSWRYKLVETTLDAHTSSPIKENPECCICLSKYKDKEEIRQLRCSHIFHKTCVDQWLKIISCCPLCKKGLDT, from the exons ATGGGGCTTTCTAATGATTCCCCATTCTCGTCGTGGCGtaatgaagttgaagaagatggaGATGACGTGCATGAAGTCCTTACAAGTGATCAAATAAGGGCGGTTCGAGATGTACATGCTTCAATGTTAGTAAGGATGGCAATGAGAATATCAAGAGCAAAGTGGTTTACATTTCTTAGAAGGGTTTTCCACTACCAAAATGGATCAAGATCTCACCTTGGAGAAAATCCTTTTAATTCATTTGGTTGGATGATGGTTGAATTATTAACAATTGTTGTTCAAATTTGTATGACTTTGATCACTCTATTTGTTTCAAAGGAAGAGAGGCCAGTTTGGCCTATGAGACTATGGATAGTTGGGTATGATTTTGGTTGTGTTATGAGTCTTCTTATCTTGTATTGGAGGTATCAACATTACCATTTGGGACAAGGAGATGATGGGTTTAACTTACTTGATTTGGAACAACAAGGAACCAATGCACATTCAAG GGGCTGGTATTTGGTGAAGAGATGCAGGGCATCACTAGACCTGTTCTTCGCAATGTGGTTTGTGATGGGCAACGTGTGGGTGTTCGACACACGATTTCGATCATTTAACCGAGCTCCTCAACTTTACATGATGTGTACAACCATATTGGCTTGGAATGCCTTAACTTATTCATTTCCtttacttctttttcttttgttgtgcATTTTTGTTCCATTAGTTAGCAGCTTCATTGGCTATAATATGAGCTTGGGTTATGCCGAAAAAGGTGCCTCTTATGACCAAATTTCCCAATTACCAAGCTGGAGATATAAATTGGTTGAAACCACACTAGATGCTCACACTTCCTCCCCAATTAAGGAAAATCCA GAGTGTTGCATATGCTTATCAAAATACAAGGATAAAGAAGAAATAAGGCAATTGAGGTGTAGTCATATATTCCACAAAACATGTGTGGATCAGTGGCTCAAAATTATATCCTGCTGCCCATTGTGCAAAAAAGGATTAGATACGTAA
- the LOC130807770 gene encoding E3 ubiquitin-protein ligase At4g11680-like isoform X1, with product MGLSNDSPFSSWRNEVEEDGDDVHEVLTSDQIRAVRDVHASMLVRMAMRISRAKWFTFLRRVFHYQNGSRSHLGENPFNSFGWMMVELLTIVVQICMTLITLFVSKEERPVWPMRLWIVGYDFGCVMSLLILYWRYQHYHLGQGDDGFNLLDLEQQGTNAHSSRGWYLVKRCRASLDLFFAMWFVMGNVWVFDTRFRSFNRAPQLYMMCTTILAWNALTYSFPLLLFLLLCIFVPLVSSFIGYNMSLGYAEKGASYDQISQLPSWRYKLVETTLDAHTSSPIKENPECCICLSKYKDKEEIRQLRCSHIFHKTCVDQWLKIISCCPLCKKGLDT from the exons ATGGGGCTTTCTAATGATTCCCCATTCTCGTCGTGGCGtaatgaagttgaagaagatggaGATGACGTGCATGAAGTCCTTACAAGTGATCAAATAAGGGCGGTTCGAGATGTACATGCTTCAATGTTAGTAAGGATGGCAATGAGAATATCAAGAGCAAAGTGGTTTACATTTCTTAGAAGGGTTTTCCACTACCAAAATGGATCAAGATCTCACCTTGGAGAAAATCCTTTTAATTCATTTGGTTGGATGATGGTTGAATTATTAACAATTGTTGTTCAAATTTGTATGACTTTGATCACTCTATTTGTTTCAAAGGAAGAGAGGCCAGTTTGGCCTATGAGACTATGGATAGTTGGGTATGATTTTGGTTGTGTTATGAGTCTTCTTATCTTGTATTGGAGGTATCAACATTACCATTTGGGACAAGGAGATGATGGGTTTAACTTACTTGATTTGGAACAACAAGGAACCAATGCACATTCAAG CAGGGGCTGGTATTTGGTGAAGAGATGCAGGGCATCACTAGACCTGTTCTTCGCAATGTGGTTTGTGATGGGCAACGTGTGGGTGTTCGACACACGATTTCGATCATTTAACCGAGCTCCTCAACTTTACATGATGTGTACAACCATATTGGCTTGGAATGCCTTAACTTATTCATTTCCtttacttctttttcttttgttgtgcATTTTTGTTCCATTAGTTAGCAGCTTCATTGGCTATAATATGAGCTTGGGTTATGCCGAAAAAGGTGCCTCTTATGACCAAATTTCCCAATTACCAAGCTGGAGATATAAATTGGTTGAAACCACACTAGATGCTCACACTTCCTCCCCAATTAAGGAAAATCCA GAGTGTTGCATATGCTTATCAAAATACAAGGATAAAGAAGAAATAAGGCAATTGAGGTGTAGTCATATATTCCACAAAACATGTGTGGATCAGTGGCTCAAAATTATATCCTGCTGCCCATTGTGCAAAAAAGGATTAGATACGTAA